Within the Streptomyces sp. NBC_00554 genome, the region GTCTCCGACAGGGTCGTGGAGTCCGTACGCATGTAGGTGATGAAGCCGTTCTCGTACAGCTTCTGCGCCACCTGCATGGTGGCCTTCGCGCCGAAGCCGAGCTTGCGCGAGGCCTCCTGCTGGAGCGTCGTCGTACGGAACGGGGCGTAGGGCGAGCGGCGGTACGGCTTGGACTCGACCGAGCGGACCGCGAAGTCCGTGTTCTCCAGGGCGGCGGCGAGCGCGCGGGCGTTCGTCTCGTCCAGGTGGAGCGTGTTGGCGCCCTTGATCTGGCCGAGGGAGTCGAAGTCGCGTCCCTGGGCGACGCGCTTGCCGTCGACGGCCGTGAGGCGGGCGACCAGCTGCGAGGGGTCCGAGGCGTCACCCGTGCGACCGGTGCCGAAGGTGCCCGTCAGGTCCCAGTACTCGGCGGAGCGGAAGGCGATGCGCTCGCGCTCCCGCTCGACGACGAGGCGGGTGGCCACGGACTGCACACGGCCGGCCGACAGGCGCGGCATGACCTTCTTCCACAGGACCGGCGAGACCTCGTAGCCGTAGAGGCGGTCCAGGATGCGGCGGGTCTCCTGGGCGTCGACCATGCGCTGGTTGAGCTCGCGCGGGTTGGCGACGGCGCTGCGGATCGCGTCCTTGGTGATCTCGTGGAAGACCATCCGGTGGACGGGAACCTTGGGCTTCAGGACCTCGAGGAGGTGCCACGCGATGGCCTCGCCCTCGCGGTCCTCATCGGTGGCGAGGAAGAGTTCGTCGGAGTCCTTCAGCAGGTCCTTGAGCTTCTTGACCTGCGCCTTCTTGTCAGCGTTGACCACGTAGATCGGCTGGAAGTCGTTCTCGACGTCCACGCCGAGGCGGCGCACCTCGCCGGTGTACTCCTCGGGCACCTCCGCGGCGCCGTTGGGAAGGTCACGGATGTGCCCGACGCTCGCTTCGACGACATAGCCGGGGCCGAGATAGCCCTTGATCGTCTTCGCCTTGGCAGGCGACTCGACGATGACGAGTCGGCGGCCGCCGTGTGCGGTGTCGCTGGTCGGGGACAACTTCGCTCTTCTCTCCGGTCGACGCGGGGGATCTCCCCAGGCCTTGCTCCCGGGGGTCGGGTCGTGCTGACGCTGCGGAGTGTGACGGTACATCCCGCCCCCGTGTCAAACGGGAAAAGCCCGCAACGGCCACTCGAACGGTAACCCGACTACCGCCATTCCTGCCGCCCGGAGTGTCGACCAGCCGTTTCGGCACTATCCGGAGTGTGACCTCCCAGTTACCGAAGTCGATGCCCTCACGCGCGCGTGATGCACCAGATCGCAAGCGCCAGTGCCCCCACTCCGGCGACGCTCGCAAGCGTCGCCGATGCGACGCGGTTCACACCGACGGCGACGGGCTCGCCACGGCGCACCCTGGTCGCGGTCCAGGCCAGCAGTCCGCCTCCGAACAGCGCGAACACCACCCCCGCGAAGATCGCCGGTCCGCTTTCCACGGTTACGCCCTTCCGCCCGAGTCTCCAGGGTCGGGACGCTGACAGGCCCCGGCGGCGAGCACAAGAACCCATGGTGAACACCAGGCGGCCGACACCTCATGAGCCCCATGCGATCGCCCGATGCGGGCGACTTCCCACCCGTTTTTCCTGTGCGGCCGGTTCGGATCCGGGCGCCCAACTCGACGCGAACTTGTCGCTGCCCGGCTTCGGGATGCCAGAAGTCGTACGCACTCAGCGGTACGGATACGCCTCGGGCACGATGCCGCCGGGACGCCCTCACCACTTCATCCCACCGGCTCGATGAACCCCTGCTCCACCAGCAGCCGGATCTGCGCGGGCGTCCGGTCCCGCAACAACACCGGATCCTCGCCGACCAGTTGGGCGATGGCGTCCAGAATCCGGCCGGCGCTCAGCGTGCCGTCGCACACGCCGGCGAAGCCCGCGCCGACCGTGTCCACCTTCGTCGCCCGGCGCATCCCACGGTTCTGACGCAGCACCACGTGCTCCGGGTCCTCGGCGCCGGGCAGCCCGACCTGCTCCTGGACGACCTCGGCCACGAGCGTGAAGTGCCCGGCGAGCAGGGCGGCATCGTCGTGCGCCCGCAGGTAGTCGACGCGCTCGAAATGCGCGCGCACGGTCTCACCGAGCGGCTGTTCGACGGAGTGCGGCCACTCCTCGACGGTGATCGAGGGCTGGGCGGCGGCCGTCCTGCGCAGCGTGATCCACCCGAAGCCGACCGACTTCACCTTGCGCGCCTCGAACTCGTCCAGCCAGGCGTCGTACCGCGCCTGGTACTCGGCGGGATCCACCCGGTGGTCGCCCGCGTCGCGCAGCCACAACTCGGCGTACTGCGTGACGTCCTGGACCTCGCGCTGCACGATCCACGCGTCACAGCCGCGCGGCACCCACGACCGGAGCCGGTCCTGCCAGTCCTCCCCCTCCACGTGCTGCCAGTTGGCCAGAAACTGCGCGTACCCCCCGTCCCTGAGACGTGCCCCCGCCTGCTGAACGAGCGTCCGGCAGAGATCGTCCCCGCCCATTCCGCCGTCGCGATAGGTGAGCCGGGCGCCCGGCGAGATCACGAAGGGCGGGTTCGAGACGATCAGGTCGTACGTCTCGTCGGCGACCGGTTCGAAGAGGGAGCCCTCGCGCAGATCGGCGGCCGGCGCGCCGGAGAGCGCGAGGGTCAGCGCCGTGATGTGCAGCGCACGCGGGTTGAGGTCGGTCGCGGTCACGCGTGTGGCGTGCTGTGCGGCGTGCAGAGCCTGGATCCCGGAGCCGGTGCCGAGGTCGAGGGCCGACTCCACCGGCGTACGCACGGTGATGCCCGCAAGGGTCGTGGAGGCTCCGCCCACGCCGAGCACGACGCCTTCGTCCCGGCTGCCGATGCCGCCCGCGCCACCGACGGCACACCCCAGGTCGGACACGATGAACCAGTCCTGCCCGTCGGAACCTCCGTACGGCCGGATGTCCACACTCGCGGCGACCTCGCCCCCGCCCACCCGCGCCAGCCAGCCGGCCTCCACACAGCCCTCGACCGGCAGAACGTCCGCCACGCGCGCGTGCGGCACGGGCTGCTGCAACAGGAACAGCCGTACGAGCGTCTCCAGCGGGGTGTCCCCCCGGGTGGCCCGGAGCGCGGGCACGGTCTCACTGCGCGCCAGCGCCGCGTACGCGGGGGCGCCGAGCAGGTCGAGCAGGCCGTCGACGGTGAAGGAGGCCCCGAGCAGGGCGTCCCGCAACCGGGCGGCGACATCGATGCGACCGGACGAGGGCAGGGGTGACTGGCTGGTGTGGCTCACATCCCCCATTGTGTCGGCTTCCGCCGACGGGGGCGTGCACCTGTGGACAAGCCCGCGCCGACCCCTCGTAGGCCTGTGGACAAGTCCGCCCCGTGAGCCGCGCAGGGCACACCGAAGGCCCGGCACGCACGCGTACCGGGCCCTCTTTCGGTTGACGAACGATCGCCCTCCCGGGATCGGCCCAGGAGAATCGGCGCGTCCGGATCAGCCCTCGGTCGACGAAGGCGAGGCGGACGCGGACGCCGACTTGCAGCTCTCCTGCGTCGCCATCGCCTTGCCGACGTCTCCCTCTTCGAGCTTCTTGAGAGCGTCGTTGCCGGTCTTGCTCAGCTTGCCCAACTGCTCGGCGACCCCGCTGAGTCCGTCGGCGAACTTCGCCTGGTCCTTGGTGTTGAGCGCATCCGACTGCTTCACCAGGTCGGCGTAGGACGCGGAGAGGGCGTTGAGCTCCTTGACCGCGTCCTCCTGCTTCTTCTTGCCGTCGTCGACGTCCGGCGGCCCGACGTTCTCGATGCCGGTCGCCATCGTCTTGTAGGCGTCGGAGATGTCCTGGAAGCCCGTGGAGTCGGCCTTCTGGACCTCTTCCGGCGTGCTGTCGTCCGAGGTCTCCTTCTGGATCTGGGCGTTGGCTGCCGCGATCTTCTGGATCTGCGGCTGCACCGCGTCACAGACCTGCTTGGCCCAGGAGTTGAGCTTGTCGTTGCTGTCGTCGCTGCTGCATCCCGACAGCGCCAGTACCAGTACCGCACCGCCGGACAGTGCGGCCGCGAGCTTCTTGTTCACCGGATTGGTCCCTTCCATGGCTCTCGGCCCCGGAACATACACGCCACGCGCGCAACATTCGTACGCCGAATGTCCGCTTGGGCGCCTTTTAGAGCCGTTTGCACCAAGCGAGAGAAGGCTCACGGAGAAGGTGTGAACACACACAAGGCGGGCGGACGGCACGTGTGCACGCGCCGTCCGCCCGCCCATTGAGTGGAGCCCTTCGGAACCCTGACCAGGTGCGAGGCCAGGCACCGTGCGACCCCTACGACACCACTGCGGGGTCGGCCGTCTTGGCCACCCTTTCCGCGTTGCCTTCGTCACCCACGGCGATCCCGCGCCGCTTGGAGATGTACACGGCGCCCACGATGACAGCGATCGAGAGCACCGCGATCAGCACGCGCATCCCGACGCTCTTGTCGTCGCCGTACGAGAACTTGACGACCGCGGGTGCGATCAGCAACGCCACCAGGTTCATCACCTTGAGCAGCGGGTTGATCGCGGGGCCCGCGGTGTCCTTGAAGGGGTCACCGACGGTGTCGCCGATCACCGTCGCGGCATGGGCTTCGCTGCCCTTGCCGCCGTGGTGGCCGTCCTCGACGAGTTTCTTCGCGTTGTCCCAGGCACCGCCCGAGTTCGCGAGGAAGACCGCCATCAGCGTGCCGGTGCCGATCGCTCCCGCGAGGAACGAGCCGAGCGCGCCGACCCCGAGCGAGAAGCCGATCGCGATCGGAGTGAGTACGGCGAGCAGACCGGGCGTGGCCAGTTCGCGCAGCGCGTCCTTGGTGCAGATGTCGACGACGCGCCCGTACTCGGGCTTCTCGGTGTAGTCCATGATCCCGGGGTGCTCGCGGAACTGCCGCCGCACCTCGTAGACCACTGCCCCGGCGGACCGCGATACCGCGTTGATCGCCAGCCCCGAGAAGAGGAAGACGACCGCGGCGCCCGCGATGAGACCCACCAGGTTGTTGGGCTGCGAGATGTCCATCATCAGGTTCATGGGCGCGCCCGGCCCCGAGACCTTCTCGCCGACTTCGTTCGCGGCCGTGAGGATCGCGTCGCGGTACGAGCCGAAGAGCGCCGCCGCGGCCAGTACGGCAGTGGCGATGGCGATGCCCTTGGTGATGGCCTTGGTGGTGTTGCCCACGGCGTCCAGGTCGGTGAGCACCTGCGCGCCCGCGCCCTCGACGTCACCGGACATCTCGGCGATGCCCTGAGCGTTGTCGGAGACCGGCCCGAAGGTGTCCATCGCCACGATCACGCCGACCGTGGTGAGCAGACCGGTGCCGGCAAGCGCCACGGCGAAGAGCGCCAGCATGATCGACGTACCGCCGAGCAGGAAGGCCCCGTACACGCCGAGGCCGATCAACAGGGCGGTGTAGACGGCCGACTCGAGACCGATGGAGATACCGGCGAGGACGACGGTGGCCGCGCCGGTGAGCGAACTCTTGCCGATGTCCCGCACGGGACGGCGGGTGGTCTCGGTGAAGTAGCCGGTCAACTGCTGGATCAGCGCGGCCAGGACGATGCCGATCGCGACGGCGAGGACCGCGAGGATCCGCGGGTCGCCGTCCTTGGCCGTGATCGCCGCGTCCGTGACGCCGTCGAGGTCGGCGTACTTCCCCGGCAGATAGGTGTAAACGGCCACGGCCACCAGCACCAGCGAGATCACCGCGGAGATGAAGAACCCCCGGTTGATCGCGGACATGCCGCTGCGGTCGGAGCGCCGGGGCGCCACTGCGAAGATGCCGACCATCGCGGTGAGTACGCCGATCGCGGGCACGATCAGCGGGAACGCGAGCCCGGCGTCGCCGAACGCGGCCTTGCCGAGGATCAGCGCGGCGACGAGCGTCACGGCGTAGGACTCGAAGAGGTCCGCGGCCATACCGGCACAGTCGCCGACGTTGTCGCCCACGTTGTCGGCGATGGTCGCGGCATTGCGCGGATCGTCCTCCGGAATGCCCTGCTCGACCTTGCCGACCAGGTCGGCGCCGACGTCGGCGGCCTTGGTGAAGATGCCGCCGCCGACACGCATGAACATCGCGATCAGCGCGGCACCGAGACCGAAGCCCTCGAGGACCTTCGGGGCGTCGGCCGCGTACACCAGCACCACACACGAGGCGCCCAGCAGACCGAGCCCCACCGTGAACATGCCGACGACGCCACCCGTGCGGAAAGCGATCTTCATGGCTTTGTGCGAGACGGCGGTGAGATCCTTTTCGGGCTCACCCTCCGCCGGAGTCGCTTCCCTTGCCGCGGCGGCCACGCGGACATTGCTCCGTACGGCGAGCCACATACCGATATAGCCGGTGGTCGCCGAGAACGCCGCGCCGATCAAGAAGAAGATCGACCGTCCGGCACGCTGATTCCAGTCGTCCGCCGGAAGCAGCATGAGCAGGAAGAACACCACGGCGGCGAATACCGCGAGGGTGCGCATCTGCCGTCCCAGGTAGGCATTGGCGCCTTCCTGGATCGCCTTGGCGATCTCCTTCATGCTGTCGGTGCCCTCGCCCGCCGCGAGTACCTGGCGCACCAGGACCCCGGCGACCACGAGCGCCGCGAGCGCGACGACTCCGATGACCATCACGATCAGACGGTTGTCATCCGTCAGTACTGCGGCTGCGAAGGTTGTGGGGTGGTCAAACTGCTGAGGGGTAGAAAGCCCCGCCATTCGTCCTCCTTGACGCCTGTGCTGAGCTCAAGATGTGGACGGATTGTAGGTACCGGAACCTGATCAAAACAGTGGGCGGTAAACGGAATTCGCCTTCACATGCTCTTCAGCAAATGATCGCCGGGTATCCATGGGGCTCGAAAGAGGTAATGCCCCAAAACCGTTGACGCTTGATCAAATAATCGCGTGAATGATCGTGAATCAATTCACGAAAAGGGGCCCGTGAGACGAACGAGCCGGCCGTGCGAGTGCCGGACATGCAGAAGGGCCCTGCTCAGCAGGGCCCTTCTGGTTACCCACGTCGTCACTTACGAGGTTGGAGGTGGGGGTGGAGTCAGGGGGTGAGACGGGGATGTCAGGGAACGAGCGGGGCCGGCGGCGTGGTCGGCCAGCTCATCCTGATCAGTCCGCCGTTCTCCCCGGCGGTGACCTCGACGTCGTCGACGAGGCCGCTGATGACCGCGAGCCCCATCTCGTCCTCCTCGGTCTCCGCGTCCGGGTCGCCGGGGGAGGCGCCGGGCACCGACTCACCGGGAGCCGTGCGCGGCGCTTCGTCGCCGACCTCGATGGAGAACTGCTTCTCCTCCTCGATCAGCAGCACCCGCACCGGCGCCGAGATGCCGCTGCTCTGGTGCAGTCCGACGGCACGGGTACAGGCCTCGCCGACAGCGAGTCTGACCTCGTCGAGTACGGCCTCGTCCACTCCGGCCCTGCGCGCCACCGCTGCCGCCACCAGTCGGGCGGTCCTGACGTGCTCGGGCAGCGCGCTGAAGCGGAGCTCAACGGTGGCCATGCATCCCCCTCAGCTACGGGCGTGCTGTCGGAGGGCCGGGCCACCAGGGCCCGGTCCCCCCTTCCTTGCTTCTGCCGTCATGGGCGCGCGACTTCTGCCGTCCGTCGGCTCGCGGCCCGCGGACGGGTCAGTCGGTGGCGTTCACCGCTTCCTCGACCGAGGTGTGGATCGGGAACACCTTGGTGAGGCCGGTGATACGGAAGATCTTCAGAATGCGCTCCTGGTTGCAGACCAGCCGCAGCGAGCCCTCGTGGGCACGCACGCGCTTCAGGCCGCCCACCAGAACGCCGAGCCCGGTGGAGTCGAGGAAGTCGACGCCCTCCATGTCGACGACAAGGTGGAAACTGCCGTCGTTCACCAGCTCGACCAGCTGCTCGCGCAGCTTGGGCGCGGTATATACATCGATTTCGCCACCGACCTCGACGACCGTACGGTCGCCGTTAGGGCCGGACACACTGCGAGTCGACAGAGACAGGTCCACGAATCCTCCAGCACCTTGCTATCGAGCGGTCGCCCCACGGGACACCTCGGCAGAGCCCCCGGGACGGTTCGCCAGCCGCGATGGCATTCAATCACTTACCGGCAGGCGTGCACGACGCCTTGGCCCCATTGTCCGTCACGCCAGTGACACACTCGATGCCGATGGCCAAGAATCACCGATCCGATCGACCCTCGACGGACACCGCTTCCCGCCCCTCGCCGAGCACGGTCCTGGACCGGCTCGCCTCGGGGCCGAGCCGGGCTTCGCGCATCACTCATACGGAGCACTTGCCCCCACGTGAGGGCCGCCATGCAGTCTGGCCCGACCGGATCCGCTCGGAGGTCATCGCCGCGGTGCAGGCCGCGGGAATCGAACACCCCTGGGCCCACCAGGCACTGGCCGCGGAGCACGCCCTGGACGGCGAGTCGGTGATCGTCGCCACCGGCACGGCCTCCGGCAAGTCCCTGGCGTATCTCGCCCCCGTCCTGACGGCCCTCCTGGACGGCTCCGAGGCCCCGAACGGCCGCGGCGCGACCGCCCTCTACCTCGCCCCGACGAAGGCCCTCGCCGCAGATCAGCGCCGATCTGTGAAGGAACTTTCACAACCTCTGGGGAACGCGGTACGCCCAGCCGTGTACGACGGGGACACCCCCTTCGAGGAACGCGAATGGGTACGTCAGTACGCCAACTACGTCCTGACCAACCCCGACATGCTGCACCGCGGGATATTGCCCTCCCACCCCCGCTGGTCCTCCTTCCTCCGTGCCCTGCGCTATGTCGTCATCGACGAGTGCCACACCTACCGCGGTGTCTTCGGCTCCCATGTCGCCCAGGTCCTGCGCCGCCTGCGCCGCCTCTGCGCCCACTACGGCGCCTCTCCCGTCTTCCTGCTGGCCTCCGCGACCGCCGCCGAACCCTCGGTCGCCGCACGCCGCCTGACGGGCCTCCCGGTGGTCGAGGTCGCCGACGACGCCTCCCCACGCGGCGAACTGGTCTTCGCCCTCTGGGAACCCCCTCTCACCGAACTGCACGGCGAGAAGGGCGCCCCCGTCCGCCGTACCGCCACCGCCGAGACCGCGGACCTCCTCACCGACCTCACCCTCCAGGGCATGCGCTCGATCGCCTTCGTACGTTCCCGCCGCGGCGCCGAGCTGATCGCGGTGATCGCCCAGGAACGCCTCGCCGAGATCGACCGCTCACTGGCCCGGCGTGTGGCCGCGTACCGCGGCGGCTACCTCCCGGAGGAACGCCGCGCCCTCGAACGCGCCCTCCACTCCGGCGAACTCCTCGGCCTCGCCGCCACCACCGCCCTCGAACTCGGCGTCGACGTCTCCGGGTTGGACGCCGTCGTCATCGCGGGCTACCCGGGCACCCGGGCCTCTCTGTGGCAGCAGGCGGGCCGCGCCGGACGCTCCGGACAGGGCGCGCTGGCGATCCTCGTCGCCCGCGACGACCCGCTTGACACCTTCCTCGTCCACCACCCCGAGGCCCTCTTCGACCAGCCGGTGGAGTCCACCGTCCTCGACCCGGACAACCCGTACGTCCTCGCCCCGCACCTGTGCGCGGCCGCCGCCGAAATCCCGCTCACGGACGAGGACTTGGAGCTCTTCGGACCGGCAGCCCCGGGCCTGCTGCCGCAGCTGGAGGCCGCGAAGCTGCTGCGCCGCCGGACGAAGGCGTGGCACTGGACGCGCCGGGAGCGGGCCGCGGACCTGACCGACATCCGCGGTGAGGGCGGCAGCCCCGTGCAGATCGTCGAGGCCGGCACCGGCCGGCTGCTCGGCACTGTCGACGCGAGCGCCTCGCACACGACGGTCCACGAGGGCGCGGTCCACCTGCACCAGGGCCGTACGTACCTGGTGCGCAAACTGGACCTGGAGGACTCCGTCGCCCTGGTCGAGGAGGCCAACCCGCCGTATTCGACGGTCGCCCGCGACACGACCGCCATCTCCGTCCTGGAGACGGACATCGAACTCCCCTGGGGTCAGGGCCGGTTGTGCTACGGCTCCGTCGAAGTCACCAACCAGGTCGTCTCCTTCCTGCGTCGACGTGTCATCACGGGTGAAGTTCTGGGCGAGACGAAACTCGACCTGCCTCCTCGTACGCTCCGTACGCGCGCCGTGTGGTGGACGGTCACCGAGGACCAACTCGACGCGGCCCGGATCAACCCGGAGATCCTCGGCGGCGCCCTGCACGCCGCCGAGCACGCGTCCATCGGTATGCTCCCGCTCTTCGCCACGTGCGACCGCTGGGACATCGGCGGTGTCTCCGTCCCGCTGCACCCGGACACCCTGCTGCCCACGGTCTTCGTGTACGACGGCCACCCCGGCGGCGCGGGCTTCGCCGAGCGTGCCTTCCACACCGCCCGCAACTGGCTCACCGCCACCCGGCAAGCCATCGCCTCCTGCGAGTGCGACGCCGGCTGCCCGTCCTGCATCCAGTCCCCCAAGTGCGGCAACGGGAACGACCCGTTGCACAAGCGGGGGGCGGTTCGGTTGCTCGCGGAGCTGCTGCGGGAGGCGCCGGAGGACTAGCCGGTCGGGGCACCGACGTCACCTGGCCGGTCCTGCGGCGGGCCGGGCGGGACCGGTGGCGGTGCCGGTCCGGGTCCCGATCCCGATCCGGGTCCCGATCCGGGTCCCGATCCGGGTCCCGATCCGGGTCCCGATCCGGGTCCCGATCCGGGTCCCGATCCGGGTCCCGATCCGGGTCCCGATCCCGGTGGCTCGGCCGGCTGGGCGGGGCCCGTCGGATCCGCAGATCCCGCCGACTGCACGGGTCCCGCCGGTCCCGCTCTCGACCTGACCTCCGCAGCGAACGGCTCCCGGCCCGACGCCGCCGTGACGTCCGAGATCTCGCCGCCGATCGCGCACCTGACGAGCCGCGCGTGCTGGGCCCGTGCCACTCGGTCCGCCGCGGCGCAGGCCGCCGTCGCGCCGTCCATCCAGTGGTCCGCCGCGGCGAGCGCCGCCAGGTCGGCCGCACCCGCCGCCCGGTGACGGACCAGGACGACCTGCCCCATGGCCAGAACCACCCCGAACACAACGCACAGCACGGCGATCACCCCGACCGACCAGACGGTCGCCGAGCCTCTGTCGGACCGGACTGCCGTGTCGGGTCTGGCTGAACCGTCAAGCCTGGCTGGCCTCGCGGGACTGGCTGGCCTAGCGCGCCTCGCGCGCCTGTCCGACCGAGCCGACTGCTCCGACCTCGCCGGCCCGTCCGACCGAGCGGGCCGCTCTGATCTGGCAGGTCTGCCGGACCGAGCGGACTCACCAGACCCAGCCAATGCGCTCGGCGAATCCGACGCACTCAACCGATTCGAGCAACCCGACTCCCGAGCAGCGCAGTTGCGGCCCACCGCACCTGGCCGACCACCTCCCGTCATCCCCCGCTCACCCCCACCGTCTCCTCCGCCAGAGCCGCCGCCTCATCGCTCAGCTCCAGGGTCAGCGCGTCGGGACCCGGCGCGCTCGCGGTGACCGTCACCCGGACCAGGTCGCCTTCCCGGCTCACCTCGACTCGTGCGCCCCGCGGTGCCGCGCGGCGCGTCGTCGTCAGGACGGCGTCGGGCGGGTCCTGGCGGGCCGCCGCGCGGGCACCCGCCCTCGCCGCGTCCTGGCACTGGATCTGCGCGGACGCGGCGAGCAGCGCCCAGACCAGCGACATCGCGACGAGCACCAGCGCGGGCAGCACCACGGCCGCCTCGGCGGTCACGTATCCGCGGTCCCGGCAGCGCAGGGGGCCGGGAGCCCCTCGTTCGGCCGGAGCCGGCCCGCTCACCACCGGCGCCACCCGACTCGCCCTCGCCGCCCCCGTCTTCCGTTCACATCTGGACATTGAGCGCCCGCTCCACGATCCCCTGCAACTCCGCGCTGACCTGCCCACTCGTCAGCACCTTGTAGAGCGCGGCCGCGAAGGCGACCGCCGCGATGATCCCCACCGCGTACTCGGAGGTGACCATTCCCGCGTCCCTCCGCACCAGCCCGAGCAACCACGCCCGCACCCGTACTGCCTTGCCCATCTCAACCCCCGTAAGGTCCAAGCCCATTGGTCAATTGCCGTTCACCGAACACCGTCACCGTCGCCCTGACCCGTCATCCATCACCCCCTCCCAACAGCCCGCCAGCCAGCCCGATCACCACGGGCAGCACGCCGATCGCGAGGAACGCGGGCAGAAAGCACAGCCCCACAGGCGCGGTGACCATGACGGCCGCCCGGCGCGCTCGTGCCGTGGCGGTGCGCCCCCACTCGGCGCGGGCCTCGGCGGCGAGGCGCCCGACGGGCACGGCCGCCGGTACACCCGCCTCACCCGCGCGCTCCAGGAGCCTTGCCAGCGGCCCGGCGCCCGGTATCGACGCCAACTTCCGCCACGCCGCGACCGGTTCACTCCCGAGCCGCATCTCCGCCGCACCTCGCGCGAGCCGCTCACCCACAGGCCCTCCCAGGGCCTCGCCGACGGCCTGAGCCGCCACTACGGGGCCCGCGCCTGCCGCGATGCACGCCGCGACCAGATCGGCGGCAAGCGGAAGTTGTCGCGCGGCCCGCGCCCCGTCGTACTCCGCGACAGGGTCAGCTCCCCGCCGCTGCCGCCACCGCCAGACCCCGAACCCGGCCGCCAGTCCCACCAGACCTCCGGCGAGCCCCCCGACCAGCACCCAGCCGGCGCACACGGCACCCACCACCGGCAGCCACCGCCGCCCGACGCCCCGCAACTCCAGGCGCCGTCCCCTCGACGCCGCCTCCAGGGCCAGCAACTCGGCGAGCCTCCGCCGCACCAACCGTCGACGCCGCGCCGCCCAGAGCGACCGCGCCAGCCATCCGAGCGCCAGCGCTCCCCACACGATCACCCCCAGCCTGTGGACAACCTCCGTACTCATGCCGACTCCGCTCCTCTCACGATCCGCATCGCCCACCACAGCCCCACGCCCTCCAGCACCCCGCCGATCAGCAGACAGGCCAAGCCGGGTCCCGTGTGCAGCAGCACGTGCAGCGGATCGGCGCCCAACGCGGTACCGAGCAGGAGCCCCAGCACCGGAAGCCCAGCGAGCATCACCGCCGTGGACCGCGATCCGGCCAACTGAGCCCGTAGATCAGCCCTTTGGTCTCTCTCGGCACGCAGCGCCCCCTCCAGCCTGTCGAGCCCCGCGGCAAGCCCCGCGCCCCGGTCCACAGCCACACGCCAGCACGCGGCGAGTCCCACCAGCCCGTCGGCCCCCGGCTGCCGTGCCGCGTCGGTGAGCGCGCCCGGCACATCACCGCCGAACCGCGCCGCCGCCAGCACCAGCGCCTGTGCCTCGCCGAGCCCGGCCGAGTCACGCGCGGCCCGGAGCAGGGCCTCGCCCGGCTGCCTCCCGGCCCGCACCTCGCCGGCGAGCGCCCTGCACAGGGCGATCACCGCATCCCCTCGCCGCTCCAGCTCCCGCCGAGCCTCCGCGGCCCGCCGCACCCGCCGGAGCAAGGGCACCCCGACCAACCCGAGGAACAGCGGCACCACGGACGCACCGATCAACGCGACCACCAGCCCGGCGACCACCGACCACCCTTCGGCCCGCAGGCGCCCGCGCAGCCGCCGCCATCCGACGAGCGCCTTCTCCCAGGGCGGCGGACCGGCCCCCACCACTCCCCCACCCGCCACCAGCAACCTCGCCCTGCGCGCCCCCGAGTTCCACCCGCCCATCAACCAGGCCGCCGCCCCGGCGCACACCATGGCCGC harbors:
- a CDS encoding methyltransferase, whose translation is MGDVSHTSQSPLPSSGRIDVAARLRDALLGASFTVDGLLDLLGAPAYAALARSETVPALRATRGDTPLETLVRLFLLQQPVPHARVADVLPVEGCVEAGWLARVGGGEVAASVDIRPYGGSDGQDWFIVSDLGCAVGGAGGIGSRDEGVVLGVGGASTTLAGITVRTPVESALDLGTGSGIQALHAAQHATRVTATDLNPRALHITALTLALSGAPAADLREGSLFEPVADETYDLIVSNPPFVISPGARLTYRDGGMGGDDLCRTLVQQAGARLRDGGYAQFLANWQHVEGEDWQDRLRSWVPRGCDAWIVQREVQDVTQYAELWLRDAGDHRVDPAEYQARYDAWLDEFEARKVKSVGFGWITLRRTAAAQPSITVEEWPHSVEQPLGETVRAHFERVDYLRAHDDAALLAGHFTLVAEVVQEQVGLPGAEDPEHVVLRQNRGMRRATKVDTVGAGFAGVCDGTLSAGRILDAIAQLVGEDPVLLRDRTPAQIRLLVEQGFIEPVG
- a CDS encoding ATP-binding protein, translating into MATVELRFSALPEHVRTARLVAAAVARRAGVDEAVLDEVRLAVGEACTRAVGLHQSSGISAPVRVLLIEEEKQFSIEVGDEAPRTAPGESVPGASPGDPDAETEEDEMGLAVISGLVDDVEVTAGENGGLIRMSWPTTPPAPLVP
- the bldG gene encoding anti-sigma factor antagonist BldG, which gives rise to MDLSLSTRSVSGPNGDRTVVEVGGEIDVYTAPKLREQLVELVNDGSFHLVVDMEGVDFLDSTGLGVLVGGLKRVRAHEGSLRLVCNQERILKIFRITGLTKVFPIHTSVEEAVNATD
- a CDS encoding sodium-translocating pyrophosphatase — translated: MAGLSTPQQFDHPTTFAAAVLTDDNRLIVMVIGVVALAALVVAGVLVRQVLAAGEGTDSMKEIAKAIQEGANAYLGRQMRTLAVFAAVVFFLLMLLPADDWNQRAGRSIFFLIGAAFSATTGYIGMWLAVRSNVRVAAAAREATPAEGEPEKDLTAVSHKAMKIAFRTGGVVGMFTVGLGLLGASCVVLVYAADAPKVLEGFGLGAALIAMFMRVGGGIFTKAADVGADLVGKVEQGIPEDDPRNAATIADNVGDNVGDCAGMAADLFESYAVTLVAALILGKAAFGDAGLAFPLIVPAIGVLTAMVGIFAVAPRRSDRSGMSAINRGFFISAVISLVLVAVAVYTYLPGKYADLDGVTDAAITAKDGDPRILAVLAVAIGIVLAALIQQLTGYFTETTRRPVRDIGKSSLTGAATVVLAGISIGLESAVYTALLIGLGVYGAFLLGGTSIMLALFAVALAGTGLLTTVGVIVAMDTFGPVSDNAQGIAEMSGDVEGAGAQVLTDLDAVGNTTKAITKGIAIATAVLAAAALFGSYRDAILTAANEVGEKVSGPGAPMNLMMDISQPNNLVGLIAGAAVVFLFSGLAINAVSRSAGAVVYEVRRQFREHPGIMDYTEKPEYGRVVDICTKDALRELATPGLLAVLTPIAIGFSLGVGALGSFLAGAIGTGTLMAVFLANSGGAWDNAKKLVEDGHHGGKGSEAHAATVIGDTVGDPFKDTAGPAINPLLKVMNLVALLIAPAVVKFSYGDDKSVGMRVLIAVLSIAVIVGAVYISKRRGIAVGDEGNAERVAKTADPAVVS
- a CDS encoding small secreted protein, with the protein product MEGTNPVNKKLAAALSGGAVLVLALSGCSSDDSNDKLNSWAKQVCDAVQPQIQKIAAANAQIQKETSDDSTPEEVQKADSTGFQDISDAYKTMATGIENVGPPDVDDGKKKQEDAVKELNALSASYADLVKQSDALNTKDQAKFADGLSGVAEQLGKLSKTGNDALKKLEEGDVGKAMATQESCKSASASASPSSTEG